The Mycobacterium paragordonae genome includes a region encoding these proteins:
- the menE gene encoding o-succinylbenzoate--CoA ligase, whose amino-acid sequence MLDGADSALVAAPAHDIDATVRGLRVGEEIDDDVALVVTTSGTTGAPKGALLTAAALRASATATHQHLGGPGRWLLAIPPYHIAGLQVLIRSLLAGSEPVELDVSAGFDIGELPSAIDRLGSGRRYTSLVAAQLAKALTDPAATAALAELDAVLLGGGPAPRPVLEAAAAAGVTVVRTYGMSETAGGCVYDGVPLDGVQLRIRDGGRIALGGATLAKGYRNPVDPDPFEDGWFLTDDLGAVDDSGVLTVLGRVDDAISTGGLTVFPGPVEAALFTHPAVADCAVFGVSDVRLGQRVVAAVVLHAGSAAPTLQELRSHIARTLDATAAPRELHVVSELPRRGIGKVDRRALAQQFGQ is encoded by the coding sequence GTGCTCGACGGCGCGGACTCAGCGCTGGTGGCCGCGCCGGCACACGACATCGACGCCACGGTGCGCGGCCTGCGCGTCGGTGAAGAGATCGACGACGACGTCGCCCTGGTGGTGACGACGTCGGGAACCACCGGCGCTCCCAAGGGCGCGTTGCTGACCGCCGCCGCGCTGCGGGCGAGCGCGACGGCCACCCACCAGCATCTCGGCGGACCGGGGCGCTGGCTGCTGGCCATACCGCCCTACCACATCGCCGGGCTGCAGGTGCTGATCCGCAGTCTGCTGGCGGGGTCGGAACCGGTCGAGCTGGATGTCTCGGCCGGCTTCGATATCGGTGAATTGCCCAGCGCGATAGACCGTTTGGGCTCCGGGCGGCGGTACACGTCACTGGTCGCCGCCCAGCTGGCCAAGGCGCTGACCGATCCCGCTGCCACGGCCGCACTCGCCGAGCTGGACGCCGTCCTGCTGGGCGGCGGGCCCGCGCCACGACCGGTGCTCGAGGCCGCGGCCGCCGCCGGTGTCACGGTGGTACGCACCTACGGAATGAGCGAGACCGCGGGGGGCTGCGTCTACGACGGCGTTCCGCTGGACGGAGTTCAACTGCGGATCCGCGACGGCGGCCGCATCGCGCTCGGTGGCGCAACCCTGGCCAAGGGCTATCGCAACCCGGTCGATCCGGATCCGTTCGAAGATGGCTGGTTTCTCACCGATGATCTTGGCGCCGTTGATGATTCGGGCGTCCTGACGGTGCTGGGCCGCGTCGACGACGCGATCAGCACCGGCGGCCTGACGGTGTTCCCGGGTCCCGTCGAGGCGGCGCTGTTCACCCATCCCGCCGTGGCGGACTGTGCGGTTTTCGGGGTTTCCGACGTACGGCTGGGCCAGCGGGTGGTTGCCGCGGTGGTGCTGCATGCCGGATCCGCGGCGCCGACCCTGCAGGAGCTGCGGTCCCATATCGCGCGCACCCTGGACGCCACCGCCGCGCCCCGGGAGTTGCATGTGGTCTCCGAGCTGCCGCGCCGCGGCATCGGCAAGGTCGACCGCCGGGCGTTGGCACAGCAGTTCGGTCAATAG
- a CDS encoding DUF3349 domain-containing protein, producing MNRFLSSIVSWLRAGYPDGIPPTDSFAVLALLARRLTNDEIVTVANELMQRGELNIDKIDIGVAITQLTDELPSPDDVERVRKRLAAQGWPLDDARDNGDHA from the coding sequence ATGAACCGTTTTCTCAGTTCGATCGTCTCGTGGCTGCGCGCGGGATATCCGGACGGCATTCCGCCGACGGATTCCTTTGCCGTGCTGGCGTTGCTGGCCCGCCGCCTGACCAACGACGAGATCGTCACGGTGGCCAACGAATTGATGCAGCGCGGCGAACTCAACATCGACAAGATCGACATCGGCGTCGCGATAACGCAACTCACCGACGAACTGCCGTCGCCCGATGACGTCGAGCGCGTCCGCAAGCGACTCGCCGCCCAGGGCTGGCCCCTCGATGACGCGCGCGACAACGGAGACCACGCATAG
- a CDS encoding inorganic phosphate transporter: MNIQLFLLIIVVITALAFDFTNGFHDTGNAMATSIASGALAPKVAVALSAVLNLIGAFLSTAVAATIAKGLIDANLVTLELVFAGLVGGIVWNLLTWLLGIPSSSSHALIGGIVGATIAAVGGHGVIWKGVISKVLIPAVIAALLAIVVGAAATWLVYRITRGTSDERTEAGFRRGQIGSASLVSLAHGTNDAQKTMGVIFLALMSYGSVSKTSSMPPLWVIVCCALAMAGGTYLGGWRIIRTLGKGLVEIKSPQGMAAESSSAAVILLSAHFGYALSTTQVCTGSVLGSGVGKPGAEVRWGVAGRMATAWLVTLPLSGLVGAVTYWIVHLIGGYPGAIVGFSLLIAVAATIYLRSRRVKVDHKNVNADWEGHLTAGLDAAEEHELPSPPPPPSPAPPSPPSPPARQYGSDGQIPARNAS; this comes from the coding sequence GTGAACATTCAGCTGTTCCTCTTGATCATCGTCGTGATCACCGCACTCGCATTCGACTTCACCAACGGCTTCCACGACACCGGAAACGCCATGGCGACCTCCATCGCCAGCGGCGCTCTGGCGCCGAAAGTCGCGGTCGCGCTGTCGGCGGTGCTGAACCTGATCGGCGCCTTCCTGTCCACGGCGGTGGCGGCAACCATCGCCAAGGGGTTGATCGACGCCAACCTGGTGACCCTGGAGCTGGTGTTCGCCGGCCTGGTGGGTGGCATCGTCTGGAATTTGCTCACCTGGCTGCTCGGCATACCCTCGAGCTCCTCGCACGCACTGATCGGCGGCATCGTCGGTGCGACCATCGCTGCCGTCGGCGGACACGGGGTGATCTGGAAGGGCGTGATCTCCAAGGTCCTCATCCCCGCCGTCATCGCGGCGCTGCTGGCGATCGTCGTCGGCGCGGCAGCCACCTGGCTGGTCTACCGGATCACCCGCGGCACCTCGGACGAACGCACCGAGGCCGGGTTCCGGCGCGGGCAGATCGGGTCGGCGTCACTGGTCTCGCTGGCACACGGCACCAACGACGCCCAGAAGACCATGGGCGTGATCTTCCTGGCTCTGATGTCCTACGGGTCGGTCAGCAAGACGTCGTCGATGCCGCCGCTGTGGGTCATCGTGTGCTGCGCCCTGGCCATGGCGGGCGGCACCTACCTGGGTGGCTGGCGAATCATCCGCACCCTGGGCAAGGGGCTGGTGGAGATCAAGTCGCCGCAAGGCATGGCCGCCGAATCCTCTTCGGCCGCAGTCATTCTGCTGTCGGCCCACTTCGGCTACGCACTGTCCACCACGCAGGTCTGCACCGGCTCGGTGCTGGGCAGCGGGGTCGGCAAGCCCGGCGCCGAGGTCCGCTGGGGAGTGGCGGGCCGGATGGCGACCGCGTGGCTGGTGACGCTGCCGCTCTCCGGCCTCGTCGGCGCGGTCACCTACTGGATCGTGCACCTCATCGGTGGCTATCCCGGCGCCATTGTCGGGTTCTCGCTGTTGATCGCGGTGGCGGCCACCATCTACCTGCGCTCGCGGCGGGTGAAGGTCGACCACAAGAACGTCAACGCCGACTGGGAGGGCCACCTGACGGCCGGTCTGGACGCCGCCGAGGAACACGAACTGCCGTCGCCGCCACCCCCACCGAGCCCCGCGCCGCCGAGTCCGCCGAGTCCGCCGGCACGTCAGTACGGGTCCGACGGCCAGATCCCCGCACGGAACGCGTCATGA
- a CDS encoding VOC family protein, with product MEILASRMLLRPADYQRSLAFYRDEIGLAIAREYGAGTVFFAGQSLLELTGYDEPDHSRGPFPGALWLQVRDLAATQDELRGRGVPIAREARQEPWGLHEMHVTDPDGVTLIFIQVPRGHPLRTDTRQ from the coding sequence ATGGAGATCCTGGCGAGCCGCATGCTGCTCCGACCGGCGGACTATCAACGCTCGCTGGCCTTCTACCGCGACGAGATCGGCTTGGCGATCGCCCGCGAGTACGGCGCGGGCACAGTGTTTTTCGCCGGCCAGTCGTTGCTGGAACTGACCGGCTACGACGAGCCGGACCATTCCCGGGGACCCTTTCCCGGCGCGCTGTGGCTACAGGTGCGCGACCTGGCGGCAACCCAGGACGAGCTGCGGGGCCGGGGCGTGCCGATCGCCCGCGAGGCCCGGCAGGAACCGTGGGGTCTGCACGAGATGCACGTGACCGATCCCGACGGCGTCACGCTGATTTTCATCCAGGTTCCGCGAGGTCATCCGTTGCGTACCGACACCCGGCAGTGA
- a CDS encoding maleylpyruvate isomerase family mycothiol-dependent enzyme, which translates to MTDIWTTIAAERGALADDLTALTPAQWDTPSLCAKWTVRDVVAHLSATASMTPVKFFAGMARAGFSFSKFSRGQLDKHRGPDPAATLADFRGLVRSTSAPPGPKVSWLGEIVIHGADIRRPLGIPHTYPPEAVRQVIDFYKGSNMLSGAKTRIAGLSLRATDDDWQHGQGEPVEGPLLSLLLAMTGRAAACDDLTGPGVATLRNRC; encoded by the coding sequence GTGACAGACATCTGGACCACCATCGCCGCCGAGCGGGGCGCCCTCGCCGATGACCTGACCGCGCTTACCCCGGCGCAGTGGGACACACCCTCCCTGTGCGCCAAGTGGACGGTCCGCGATGTCGTCGCCCACCTGTCCGCCACCGCGTCGATGACCCCGGTGAAGTTCTTCGCCGGCATGGCCAGGGCGGGTTTCAGCTTCTCAAAGTTCTCCAGGGGGCAGCTCGACAAGCACCGCGGCCCCGACCCGGCCGCCACGCTGGCCGACTTCCGCGGCCTGGTGCGCTCCACCTCAGCGCCGCCGGGCCCCAAGGTCTCCTGGCTGGGCGAGATCGTCATCCACGGCGCCGACATCCGGCGTCCACTGGGCATCCCGCACACCTACCCGCCGGAAGCGGTCCGCCAGGTGATCGACTTCTACAAGGGCTCCAACATGCTCAGCGGCGCCAAGACACGGATCGCCGGTCTGTCGCTGCGCGCCACCGACGACGACTGGCAGCACGGACAGGGCGAGCCGGTCGAGGGGCCGCTGCTGTCGCTGCTGCTTGCCATGACCGGCCGGGCCGCGGCCTGCGACGATCTGACCGGCCCGGGCGTGGCGACGTTGCGCAACCGGTGCTAG
- a CDS encoding SDR family oxidoreductase encodes MSKSPLRRLTDQIVLASMRPPVTPQVLLNRPAIKPVDLRGKRVLLTGASSGIGEAAAEQFAERGATVVVVARRRDLLDELAHRITTAGGTAMSIPCDCSDMEAIDSLVAEVEQRIGGIDILINNAGRSIRRPLAESLERWHDVERTMVLNYYAPLRLMRGLAPGMIERGDGHIINVSTWGVLNEAAPLFAVYNASKAALTSVTRIAETEWGPKGVHSTALYYPLVATPMIAPTKAYEGMPALTSEEAGEWMITAARTRPVQIAPRMAIAAKALNTVGPRWVNTLMQARNNQHG; translated from the coding sequence GTGAGCAAGAGTCCGCTGCGCCGGTTGACCGATCAGATCGTGCTGGCCAGCATGCGCCCGCCGGTGACGCCCCAAGTGCTGCTCAACCGGCCGGCGATCAAACCCGTCGACCTGCGCGGCAAGCGCGTCCTGCTCACCGGCGCCTCGTCGGGCATCGGGGAGGCAGCGGCCGAGCAGTTCGCCGAGCGCGGTGCCACCGTCGTCGTCGTCGCCCGGCGTCGGGACCTGCTGGACGAACTCGCCCACCGAATCACCACCGCGGGCGGCACCGCGATGTCCATCCCCTGCGACTGCTCCGACATGGAGGCCATCGACAGCCTGGTCGCCGAGGTCGAGCAGCGCATCGGCGGCATCGACATCCTGATCAACAACGCCGGCCGGTCCATCCGCCGGCCGCTGGCCGAATCGCTGGAACGCTGGCACGACGTCGAACGCACCATGGTGCTCAACTACTATGCCCCGCTGCGCCTGATGCGCGGGCTGGCGCCCGGCATGATCGAGCGCGGCGACGGCCACATCATCAACGTCTCCACCTGGGGTGTGCTCAACGAGGCCGCTCCGCTGTTCGCGGTCTACAACGCGTCCAAGGCGGCGTTGACCTCGGTCACCCGGATCGCCGAAACGGAGTGGGGCCCAAAGGGTGTGCACTCCACGGCTCTCTACTACCCGCTGGTGGCCACCCCGATGATCGCGCCGACCAAAGCCTACGAGGGAATGCCCGCATTGACGTCCGAAGAGGCCGGCGAGTGGATGATCACCGCGGCCCGCACCCGCCCGGTACAGATCGCGCCCCGGATGGCGATCGCGGCGAAGGCGCTGAACACCGTCGGCCCCCGCTGGGTCAACACCTTGATGCAGGCCCGCAACAACCAACACGGCTGA
- a CDS encoding HNH endonuclease signature motif containing protein codes for MSSSMCEEIAEVLGGLEACAERLCELTFEAPDTAGLLGIIDAMSRVVRTLRVPGHAVINQLDTRATNAELGGSLGQALADRLRITKTDAHRLIAEAADLGPRRALTGQPLTPVLPATAAAQRRGHLSDANLTVIRKFFAKLPDTVDAATRAYAEDKLALAATGFRPDELSEYAQVLKDCLKPDGDFSPDEPEPTRTRGITLGRQQPDGMSQIRGLITPELRATLEPVIAKLAAPGMCNPDDPTPVIDGRAPAEAVDRDTRTPAQRTHDALQTALRTLLKSGKLGQHHGLPTTIIITTTLAELEAGAGRALTAGGTLLPMSDVLRLASPAHHYLTIFHKDKTLALYHGKRLANPEQRLALLGRDRGCTRPGCTVPGYWTQAHHLEGWMNTRRTHIDELGLACPPDNRLVELHKYTTRRNINGIVEWRPPKHLDVGRPRTNCMHHPERPLASDEDDEAP; via the coding sequence ATGTCATCGAGCATGTGCGAGGAGATCGCCGAGGTTCTCGGCGGGCTCGAGGCATGCGCGGAACGCTTGTGCGAGTTGACGTTCGAGGCACCGGACACCGCGGGACTGTTGGGGATCATCGACGCCATGTCCCGGGTGGTGCGCACGTTGCGCGTACCCGGGCATGCGGTCATCAACCAACTGGACACCCGGGCCACCAACGCGGAGTTGGGCGGCTCCCTGGGCCAGGCATTGGCCGACCGGCTGCGGATCACCAAAACCGACGCCCACCGGCTCATCGCCGAGGCCGCCGACCTGGGCCCGCGCCGCGCCCTGACCGGCCAACCCCTGACCCCGGTGCTACCCGCCACCGCCGCCGCCCAACGCCGCGGACACCTCAGCGACGCCAACCTCACGGTCATCCGCAAATTCTTCGCCAAGCTGCCCGACACCGTCGATGCCGCCACCCGCGCCTACGCCGAAGACAAACTCGCCCTGGCCGCCACCGGATTCCGCCCCGACGAACTCAGCGAATACGCCCAGGTGCTCAAAGACTGCCTCAAACCCGACGGCGACTTCTCACCCGACGAACCCGAACCCACCCGCACCCGCGGCATCACCCTGGGCCGCCAACAACCCGACGGCATGTCCCAGATCCGCGGACTGATCACCCCAGAACTCCGCGCCACCCTCGAACCCGTGATCGCCAAACTCGCCGCCCCCGGCATGTGCAACCCCGACGACCCCACCCCCGTCATCGACGGACGCGCCCCCGCCGAAGCCGTCGACCGCGACACCCGCACCCCCGCCCAACGCACCCACGACGCCCTGCAAACCGCGCTGCGCACCCTGCTGAAATCCGGCAAACTCGGCCAACACCACGGCCTGCCCACCACCATCATCATCACCACCACCCTGGCCGAACTCGAAGCCGGCGCCGGACGCGCCCTGACCGCCGGCGGCACCCTGCTGCCCATGTCCGACGTCCTCCGGCTGGCCTCCCCAGCCCACCACTACTTGACGATCTTCCACAAAGACAAAACCCTGGCCCTCTACCACGGCAAACGCCTGGCCAACCCCGAACAACGCCTGGCCCTGCTCGGCCGAGACCGCGGCTGCACCCGCCCCGGCTGCACCGTGCCCGGCTACTGGACCCAGGCCCACCACCTCGAAGGCTGGATGAACACCCGCCGCACCCACATCGACGAACTCGGCCTGGCCTGCCCACCCGACAACCGACTCGTCGAACTCCACAAATACACCACCCGCCGCAACATCAACGGCATCGTCGAATGGCGCCCACCCAAACACTTGGACGTCGGACGACCCCGCACCAACTGCATGCACCACCCCGAACGACCGCTGGCATCTGATGAGGATGACGAGGCGCCGTAG
- a CDS encoding 1,4-dihydroxy-2-naphthoyl-CoA synthase: protein MSDNPFDSTQWRLVDGFDDLTDITYHRHVRDATVRVAFDRPEVRNAFRPHTVDELYRVLDHARMSPDVGVVLLTGNGPSPKDGGWAFCSGGDQRIRGRSGYQYASGETADTVDAARAGRLHILEVQRLIRFMPKVVICVVNGWAAGGGHSLHVVCDLTLASREHARFKQTDADVGSFDGGYGSAYLARQVGQKFAREIFFLGRPYTAEQMHHMGAVNEVVDHAELETVAIQWAAEINAKSPQAQRMLKFAFNLLDDGLVGQQLFAGEATRLAYMTDEAVEGRDAFLEKRPPDWSPFPRYF from the coding sequence TTGAGTGACAATCCTTTTGACAGTACGCAGTGGCGACTCGTCGACGGCTTCGACGATCTGACCGACATCACCTACCACCGGCATGTGCGCGACGCGACGGTGCGGGTGGCGTTCGACCGTCCCGAGGTGCGTAACGCGTTTCGGCCGCATACGGTCGACGAGTTGTACCGGGTGCTCGACCACGCACGGATGTCGCCGGACGTCGGGGTGGTGTTGTTGACCGGCAACGGGCCCTCACCCAAGGACGGCGGCTGGGCGTTCTGCTCCGGCGGAGACCAGCGCATCCGCGGGCGCAGCGGCTATCAGTACGCCAGCGGCGAGACCGCCGACACGGTGGACGCGGCCCGGGCCGGCAGGTTGCACATCCTCGAGGTGCAGCGGCTCATCCGGTTCATGCCGAAGGTGGTCATCTGCGTGGTCAACGGGTGGGCGGCCGGCGGCGGGCACAGCCTGCACGTTGTCTGTGACCTCACCCTGGCCAGTCGCGAACACGCGCGTTTCAAGCAGACCGACGCCGACGTCGGCAGCTTCGACGGTGGTTATGGCAGTGCGTATCTGGCGCGTCAGGTGGGACAGAAGTTCGCCCGCGAGATCTTCTTTCTCGGCCGCCCGTACACCGCGGAGCAGATGCACCATATGGGTGCCGTCAACGAGGTCGTCGACCACGCCGAGCTGGAAACGGTTGCCATCCAGTGGGCCGCTGAGATCAACGCGAAATCGCCTCAGGCACAACGGATGCTGAAGTTTGCGTTCAACCTGCTCGACGACGGCCTGGTGGGTCAGCAGCTGTTCGCCGGCGAGGCCACCCGGTTGGCGTACATGACCGACGAGGCCGTCGAGGGTCGCGACGCGTTCCTGGAGAAGCGGCCGCCGGACTGGAGCCCCTTCCCCCGATATTTCTGA
- a CDS encoding nitroreductase family deazaflavin-dependent oxidoreductase codes for MSERSQPPVRPPWWLKPMNKVFIQMSKLGMNFGGESPVVLTVPGRKSGKPRSTPVTPMTLDGKQYVVAGFPGADWVKNVRAAGEVTLTRGRKSERVRLVELSAADARPVLRAFPTEVPTGVGFMKRSGLVEDGRPEEFEALAGRCAVFRFDT; via the coding sequence ATGAGTGAGCGCAGTCAGCCGCCGGTAAGACCGCCCTGGTGGCTCAAGCCCATGAACAAGGTCTTCATCCAGATGTCGAAGCTGGGCATGAACTTCGGCGGCGAGAGCCCGGTGGTGTTGACGGTGCCGGGCCGCAAATCCGGCAAGCCTCGGTCTACGCCGGTGACACCGATGACGTTGGACGGTAAGCAGTACGTCGTGGCCGGCTTCCCGGGTGCCGACTGGGTCAAAAACGTCAGGGCCGCAGGCGAAGTCACGCTGACTCGCGGGCGCAAGAGCGAACGCGTCCGGTTGGTGGAACTCTCGGCGGCCGACGCCAGACCGGTGCTGCGGGCGTTTCCCACCGAGGTGCCGACCGGTGTGGGTTTCATGAAGCGTTCCGGCCTCGTCGAGGACGGGCGTCCCGAAGAATTCGAAGCGCTCGCCGGGCGCTGTGCGGTTTTTCGTTTCGACACATGA
- the fadD8 gene encoding fatty-acid--CoA ligase FadD8, giving the protein MQSEAMRRSGAMSVDLLRNPTHNGHLLAGALKRHKNRPVLFLGDTTLTGGQLAERISQYVQAFEALGAGSGVMVGLLSLNRPEVLMILGASQTQGYRRTALHPLGSLDDHAYVLNDSGASALIIDPNPMFVERALGLLEKVDSLKQILTIGPVPEALRGVAVDLSAEAAKFEPKPLVVADLPPDNIGGMAYTGGTTGKPKGVIGTTGNIAAMTQIQLAEWEWPEHPRFLMCTPLSHAGAAFFTPTVVKGGEMVVLAKFDPAEVLRVIEEQRITATMLVPSMLYALMDHPDSHTRDLSSLETVYYGASAINPVRLAEAIRRFGPIFAQYYGQSEAPMVITYLAKADHDEKRLTSCGRPTLFARVALLGEDGQPVPQGEPGEICVSGPLLAAGYWNKPEATAEAFKDGWLHTGDMAREDEDGFYFIVDRVKDMIVTGGFNVFPREVEDVIAEHPAVAQTCVVGTPDEKWGEAVTAVVVLRSDAARDEAAIEVMITEIQAAVKERKGSVQSPKRVVVVDALPLTGLGKPDKKAVRAQFWEGAGRAVG; this is encoded by the coding sequence ATGCAGAGCGAAGCGATGAGGAGGAGCGGCGCCATGAGTGTCGATTTGTTGCGCAACCCGACCCACAACGGCCACCTGCTGGCGGGCGCACTCAAGCGCCACAAGAACCGCCCGGTGCTCTTCCTCGGCGACACCACCCTGACCGGTGGTCAGCTCGCCGAGCGGATCAGCCAGTACGTCCAGGCATTCGAGGCCCTCGGCGCCGGTTCCGGCGTCATGGTCGGCCTGCTGTCGCTGAACCGGCCCGAGGTCCTGATGATCCTCGGAGCAAGTCAGACGCAGGGTTACCGGCGCACCGCCCTGCACCCGCTCGGCTCACTGGATGACCACGCCTACGTGCTCAACGATTCCGGCGCCAGCGCGCTGATCATCGACCCCAACCCGATGTTCGTCGAGCGCGCGCTGGGACTGCTGGAGAAGGTGGACTCGCTCAAGCAGATCCTGACCATCGGCCCGGTGCCGGAAGCGTTGCGCGGCGTGGCGGTCGACCTGTCCGCCGAGGCGGCCAAGTTCGAGCCCAAGCCGTTGGTGGTCGCCGACCTGCCGCCGGACAACATCGGCGGCATGGCCTACACCGGCGGCACCACCGGCAAGCCCAAGGGTGTCATCGGCACCACGGGCAATATCGCCGCCATGACCCAGATCCAGCTGGCGGAATGGGAATGGCCGGAACACCCGCGGTTCCTGATGTGCACGCCGCTGTCGCATGCGGGTGCGGCGTTCTTCACTCCCACCGTCGTCAAGGGTGGCGAGATGGTGGTACTGGCCAAGTTCGATCCGGCCGAGGTACTGAGAGTCATTGAGGAACAACGCATTACGGCCACCATGCTGGTGCCGTCGATGCTGTACGCGCTGATGGACCACCCGGATTCGCACACCCGGGACCTGTCCTCGCTGGAGACGGTCTACTACGGTGCCTCGGCGATCAACCCGGTGCGCCTGGCCGAGGCGATCCGCCGCTTCGGCCCGATCTTCGCCCAGTACTACGGCCAGTCCGAGGCGCCGATGGTGATCACCTACCTGGCCAAGGCCGATCACGACGAGAAGCGGCTGACCTCGTGTGGACGCCCGACGCTGTTCGCGCGGGTGGCACTGTTGGGCGAGGACGGCCAGCCGGTGCCGCAGGGTGAGCCGGGCGAAATCTGCGTCAGCGGGCCACTTTTGGCGGCCGGCTACTGGAACAAGCCCGAGGCAACAGCCGAAGCGTTCAAGGACGGCTGGCTACACACCGGCGACATGGCCCGCGAGGACGAGGACGGCTTCTACTTCATCGTCGACCGGGTCAAGGACATGATCGTGACCGGTGGCTTCAACGTGTTCCCCCGCGAAGTGGAGGACGTGATCGCCGAGCACCCGGCCGTCGCGCAGACCTGCGTGGTCGGGACACCCGACGAGAAGTGGGGCGAGGCCGTCACCGCGGTGGTGGTGTTGCGCTCCGACGCGGCCCGCGACGAGGCGGCGATCGAGGTGATGATCACCGAGATCCAGGCCGCGGTCAAAGAGCGCAAAGGCTCGGTGCAGTCACCCAAGCGGGTGGTGGTTGTCGACGCGCTGCCGTTGACCGGGCTGGGCAAGCCCGACAAGAAGGCGGTGCGCGCGCAGTTCTGGGAGGGCGCCGGCCGCGCGGTGGGCTGA
- a CDS encoding amidohydrolase, which translates to MSAADTVFTGTVLTVDESRPTAEALAIADGRIIAVGDRADIEQYLGPDTQTIDLGDGCVMPGFIEAHGHPLMEAIALSDRIVDIRPVTVRDPDDVVETIRREAARRGAEGAYLNGWDALLQPGLPDPTLSWLDDIAPDGPLVIIHNSGHKAFFNSRAAELNGLTRDTEDPKGAKYGRTADGELDGTAEEIGAVFPLLGGAIQAGNYPDMLRAECGRLNRAGLTTCSEMAFDPTFKPMVEQLRNDLTVRLRTYEVSNARMATDATPGEGDDMLRQVGIKIWVDGSPWIGNIALSFPYLDTAATRSAGITPGSCGCANYTKEQLTEIVGAYLPMGWQMACHVQGDAGVDTILDVYEEALRQHPREDHRLRLEHVGAIRPEQLQRAAALGVTCSIFVDQIHYWGDVIVDGLFGPERGSRWMPAGSAVATGMRISLHNDPPVTPEEPLRNISVAATRVAPSGRVLAPEERLTVEQAIRAQTIDAAWQLFADDVTGSLEVGKYADLVVLSADPRAVPPEQIADLEVRATFLAGRQVYGQ; encoded by the coding sequence ATGAGCGCCGCTGACACCGTCTTCACCGGAACCGTACTGACCGTTGACGAAAGCCGCCCGACGGCAGAGGCGCTCGCCATCGCGGACGGCCGGATCATCGCCGTCGGCGACCGCGCCGACATCGAGCAGTACCTGGGACCGGACACGCAGACCATCGACCTCGGCGACGGCTGCGTGATGCCCGGTTTCATCGAGGCGCACGGTCACCCCCTGATGGAGGCGATCGCGCTGTCGGACCGGATCGTCGACATCCGGCCGGTCACCGTCCGCGACCCGGACGATGTGGTCGAGACGATCCGGCGCGAGGCCGCGCGTCGTGGTGCCGAAGGCGCTTACCTCAACGGCTGGGACGCGCTGCTGCAACCCGGGTTGCCCGACCCGACGCTGAGCTGGCTGGACGACATCGCACCGGACGGGCCGCTGGTCATCATCCACAACTCCGGCCACAAGGCGTTCTTCAACTCGCGCGCCGCGGAACTCAACGGCCTGACGCGCGATACCGAAGACCCCAAGGGCGCCAAGTACGGCCGCACGGCCGACGGCGAACTCGACGGCACCGCCGAGGAGATCGGCGCGGTCTTCCCATTGCTGGGCGGCGCGATCCAGGCGGGCAACTACCCGGACATGTTGCGTGCGGAGTGTGGGCGCCTGAACCGCGCAGGCCTGACGACGTGCTCGGAGATGGCCTTCGACCCGACGTTCAAGCCCATGGTGGAGCAGCTGCGCAACGACCTCACCGTGCGGCTGCGCACCTACGAGGTCTCCAACGCGCGGATGGCCACCGACGCCACCCCGGGCGAGGGCGACGACATGCTGCGCCAGGTCGGCATCAAGATCTGGGTGGACGGCTCGCCGTGGATCGGCAACATCGCGCTGTCGTTCCCCTACCTGGACACCGCCGCCACCCGGTCGGCCGGCATCACACCCGGTTCCTGCGGCTGCGCCAACTACACCAAGGAGCAGCTGACCGAGATCGTGGGCGCATACCTGCCGATGGGCTGGCAGATGGCCTGCCACGTCCAAGGCGACGCGGGCGTCGACACCATCCTCGACGTCTACGAAGAAGCCCTGCGCCAGCACCCGCGCGAAGACCACCGGCTGCGGCTCGAGCACGTCGGCGCCATCCGGCCCGAGCAGCTGCAGCGCGCCGCCGCGCTCGGGGTCACCTGCAGCATCTTCGTCGACCAGATCCACTACTGGGGTGACGTCATCGTCGACGGGCTGTTCGGGCCCGAACGCGGCTCCCGCTGGATGCCGGCCGGCTCCGCCGTGGCCACCGGCATGCGCATCTCGCTGCACAACGACCCGCCCGTGACGCCCGAGGAGCCGCTGCGCAACATCAGCGTGGCCGCGACCAGGGTGGCCCCCAGCGGACGGGTGCTGGCGCCCGAGGAGCGGCTGACCGTCGAGCAGGCGATCCGGGCGCAGACCATCGACGCCGCCTGGCAGTTGTTCGCCGACGACGTCACCGGCTCGCTGGAGGTCGGCAAGTACGCGGACCTGGTGGTGTTGTCTGCCGACCCGCGGGCGGTGCCGCCCGAGCAGATCGCCGACCTCGAGGTGCGGGCGACGTTCCTGGCCGGTAGGCAGGTCTACGGGCAGTGA